The following are encoded in a window of Roseimicrobium gellanilyticum genomic DNA:
- a CDS encoding VOC family protein gives MLKVTEFAFTGYPVTDMARSRAFYEGVLNLTPASVFDHDGKSWVEYEVGPHVLALSNMAPDWKPGTEGGGVALEVEDFDAAIKWLKEKNVTFFFDVAESPVCHMALISDPDGNSICIHKRKPGHH, from the coding sequence ATGCTCAAGGTCACCGAGTTCGCATTCACTGGCTATCCTGTCACGGATATGGCGCGCTCGCGGGCTTTCTATGAGGGCGTGCTGAATCTGACCCCGGCTTCCGTGTTCGATCACGATGGCAAAAGCTGGGTGGAGTACGAAGTGGGCCCGCATGTGCTGGCCCTCTCCAATATGGCGCCGGATTGGAAGCCCGGCACGGAGGGTGGTGGCGTGGCTCTCGAGGTCGAGGATTTTGATGCTGCCATCAAATGGCTGAAGGAAAAGAACGTGACCTTCTTCTTTGATGTCGCGGAGTCGCCCGTGTGCCACATGGCATTGATCTCCGATCCAGACGGCAACTCCATCTGCATTCACAAGCGCAAGCCGGGTCATCACTAA
- a CDS encoding sulfatase family protein translates to MLSRFLPTIVACLATFVAAPSMAAEPPPNIVLIVADDMGYADPTCFGLAGEERTYQTAQLDKLASEGTRFTNFYVSQAVCTASRSSFLTGCYANRVGLQGALNHTSKNGLNPSETTLAELCKARGYATGCYGKWHLGMGSLGAVHHGFDEFFGLPYSNDNGPFHPTIKNMPPLPLIEGERVIATDPDQSQFTRQFTDRAIGFIKKNKEKPFFLYLPHVMPHVPIFASDRFKGKSGGGLYTDVLLELDAGIGEVLATLKEQGLEENTLVIFFSDNGPFLSYGSHAGNARPYREGKLTAFEGGVRTPCILRWPGKIPAGRVCEDMLSAMDLVPTIATLLDQPLPSVKIDGKNILPVLTNQPGAKSPHEALFIYSGTELHAVVSGPWKLHFPHPYLTVAAEPGRNGKPSNWANLKPDSITKSGVEGIASRHGYRVEKLPLSLYNLSEDPGEVKNVAEQNPEVVARLSALAETMRADLGDSLQGRTGTGVRPAGKVE, encoded by the coding sequence ATGCTTTCCCGTTTCCTTCCCACGATTGTCGCTTGTCTCGCCACTTTTGTGGCGGCGCCATCCATGGCCGCCGAGCCACCGCCCAACATCGTGCTCATTGTGGCGGATGACATGGGTTATGCGGACCCGACGTGCTTCGGGCTCGCAGGAGAGGAGCGCACCTATCAGACTGCCCAGCTCGACAAACTCGCGAGCGAAGGCACACGCTTCACGAACTTCTACGTTTCACAAGCCGTCTGCACTGCCTCGCGTTCTTCCTTTCTGACGGGGTGTTACGCCAACCGTGTGGGGCTCCAGGGCGCGCTCAACCATACGAGCAAGAATGGCCTCAATCCGAGCGAGACCACTCTTGCCGAACTCTGCAAGGCACGCGGTTACGCCACGGGGTGCTACGGCAAATGGCATCTCGGCATGGGCAGTCTTGGCGCGGTGCATCACGGGTTCGACGAATTCTTCGGCCTGCCCTACTCGAACGACAATGGTCCGTTTCACCCCACGATCAAGAACATGCCTCCTCTACCGCTGATCGAGGGAGAGCGGGTGATCGCCACCGATCCCGACCAGTCGCAATTCACCCGGCAGTTTACGGATCGAGCGATCGGCTTCATCAAGAAGAACAAGGAGAAACCGTTCTTCCTCTACCTGCCCCATGTCATGCCACACGTACCCATCTTCGCTTCGGACAGATTCAAGGGAAAGTCGGGCGGCGGACTCTACACCGACGTTCTACTGGAACTCGATGCCGGAATCGGCGAAGTGCTCGCAACCCTGAAGGAACAGGGCCTGGAGGAGAACACGCTGGTGATCTTCTTCTCAGACAACGGTCCCTTTCTCAGCTACGGCTCCCACGCGGGTAACGCACGGCCTTATCGCGAAGGGAAACTTACGGCGTTTGAGGGTGGCGTACGCACTCCCTGCATCTTGCGCTGGCCAGGCAAGATTCCCGCCGGGCGGGTGTGTGAGGACATGCTCTCTGCCATGGACCTTGTGCCGACCATCGCCACCCTTTTGGACCAGCCCCTGCCGTCTGTGAAGATTGACGGCAAGAACATCCTGCCAGTTCTCACCAACCAACCTGGCGCCAAGTCACCCCACGAGGCTCTCTTCATCTACAGTGGGACGGAGTTGCACGCAGTGGTCAGTGGACCATGGAAGCTGCACTTCCCCCACCCCTACCTCACCGTGGCCGCCGAGCCGGGGCGCAATGGCAAGCCTTCCAACTGGGCGAATCTCAAGCCGGACTCCATCACCAAGTCCGGTGTGGAAGGCATTGCCTCACGCCATGGGTATCGCGTCGAGAAGCTTCCGTTGTCCCTGTACAATCTCTCTGAGGATCCCGGAGAGGTGAAGAACGTCGCTGAACAGAATCCCGAAGTCGTTGCCCGCCTGAGCGCACTCGCAGAAACGATGCGCGCAGACCTGGGAGACTCCTTGCAGGGACGCACGGGTACGGGCGTGCGCCCTGCGGGGAAGGTGGAGTAG
- a CDS encoding aldehyde dehydrogenase (NADP(+)): MTLHGQSIIAGKTVDSTGEAFTATNPATGKSLEPVFHESPVDQADAALKAADAAFDEFRAKSPEERASFLEAIADGIDALGDALLKRANEETGLPMVRVTGERGRTTSQARLFAKLVREGTWLEARIDKAIPDRAPLPKPDVRRMMVPVGPVVVFGASNFPLAISVAGTDTVSALGAGCPVVVKAHPGHPGTSEMIGRVITEAAEKTGMPAGVFSMVQGKGSEIGMALVKHPLTAAVAFTGSLKGGRALFDAAASRPNPISFYGELGSVNPVFLLPGALQQRAPQIAEAFVTSLTMGVGQFCTNPGLVFGVQSDELKQFMEKTSSLIKGWQPASMLHAGISNSFDTGVARVIATPGVDLVARSQTPASKEASQATAALFSTDTAGFESQASLREEIFGPSSVVTHVGSKEELERIAESFDGQLTASIHGTEDDLREHARLVRILERKAGRIIFNGFGTGIEVCPSMHHGGPYPSSTHSHFTSIGTAAIYRFVRPVCYQGFPDDCLPAAIQNKNVTGAWRMVDGEMTKGDA; the protein is encoded by the coding sequence ATGACGCTTCACGGACAGTCCATCATCGCAGGCAAGACGGTCGATTCCACAGGGGAGGCCTTTACGGCCACCAACCCCGCCACGGGCAAGTCGCTGGAGCCGGTGTTCCACGAGTCTCCGGTCGATCAGGCGGATGCCGCGCTGAAGGCGGCCGATGCGGCGTTCGACGAATTCCGTGCGAAGTCGCCCGAGGAGCGCGCCAGTTTTCTGGAAGCCATCGCAGATGGCATTGATGCCCTGGGTGATGCCCTGCTGAAGCGCGCCAATGAAGAGACCGGCCTGCCCATGGTGCGTGTGACGGGCGAGCGCGGTCGCACGACCAGTCAGGCCCGCCTTTTTGCCAAACTCGTCCGTGAAGGCACGTGGCTGGAGGCTCGCATCGACAAGGCCATCCCCGACCGCGCGCCTCTGCCGAAGCCGGACGTGCGCCGCATGATGGTGCCGGTGGGTCCGGTGGTGGTGTTCGGCGCGAGCAATTTCCCCCTCGCCATTTCCGTCGCTGGTACGGATACGGTGAGCGCTCTTGGCGCAGGTTGCCCGGTGGTGGTGAAGGCGCATCCCGGACATCCGGGCACCAGTGAAATGATTGGTCGCGTCATCACCGAAGCAGCGGAGAAAACGGGCATGCCTGCAGGTGTGTTCTCCATGGTGCAGGGGAAAGGGAGCGAGATCGGCATGGCGCTCGTGAAGCACCCCCTGACCGCGGCAGTGGCCTTCACCGGATCGCTCAAAGGTGGCCGCGCACTTTTTGATGCGGCGGCGTCACGCCCGAATCCCATTTCCTTCTACGGTGAACTCGGCAGTGTGAATCCCGTCTTCCTTCTGCCTGGCGCCTTGCAGCAGCGCGCGCCACAGATTGCGGAAGCGTTTGTCACCTCACTCACCATGGGTGTGGGACAGTTCTGCACCAATCCCGGTCTCGTCTTCGGCGTACAAAGCGATGAACTGAAGCAATTCATGGAGAAGACCTCCTCCCTCATAAAGGGATGGCAGCCTGCCTCCATGCTGCATGCGGGCATCTCGAACTCCTTCGATACTGGCGTGGCCCGCGTGATTGCCACCCCTGGTGTGGATCTCGTGGCCCGCTCGCAGACACCCGCCAGCAAGGAGGCCTCCCAAGCCACGGCCGCGCTCTTCAGCACGGACACAGCGGGTTTTGAGAGCCAGGCATCCCTGCGTGAGGAAATCTTCGGCCCTAGCAGCGTGGTGACTCACGTGGGCAGCAAGGAGGAGTTGGAGCGCATCGCCGAGAGCTTCGATGGCCAGCTCACCGCCTCCATCCATGGCACGGAGGACGACCTGCGCGAGCACGCCCGCCTCGTGCGCATCCTCGAACGCAAGGCAGGCCGCATCATCTTCAATGGCTTCGGCACCGGCATCGAGGTGTGTCCCTCCATGCACCATGGCGGTCCGTATCCATCATCCACGCACAGCCACTTTACCAGCATCGGCACCGCAGCCATCTACCGCTTCGTCCGCCCTGTGTGCTACCAGGGCTTCCCGGATGATTGCCTGCCCGCTGCCATCCAGAACAAGAACGTTACCGGTGCGTGGCGCATGGTAGACGGGGAGATGACGAAGGGGGATGCTTGA
- a CDS encoding VOC family protein, whose translation MKFTEIAYSCYAVSDIAKARAFYEGVLGLKVTMESDMGDVDHWVEYDIGSGTLAIGRTAGWKPSADGCSVALEAVDLDETIAELKGANVPFKMEVIETPVCHMAIVLDPDGNPLIIHKRKPGHH comes from the coding sequence ATGAAGTTCACCGAAATCGCCTACTCCTGCTACGCCGTCAGCGACATCGCGAAGGCGCGCGCTTTCTACGAAGGCGTGCTCGGACTGAAGGTGACGATGGAGTCCGACATGGGCGACGTCGACCATTGGGTCGAGTACGACATCGGTTCCGGCACGCTGGCTATCGGCCGGACGGCAGGATGGAAACCGAGCGCCGACGGTTGCAGTGTGGCTCTCGAGGCAGTGGACCTGGATGAGACCATCGCTGAACTCAAGGGTGCCAATGTTCCCTTCAAAATGGAAGTCATTGAGACACCGGTCTGCCACATGGCCATCGTCTTGGATCCCGATGGCAATCCTCTCATCATCCACAAGCGGAAACCCGGTCATCATTGA
- a CDS encoding prolyl oligopeptidase family serine peptidase — protein MKPLLALIATVALPIVAGARTWTSTDGRKLEADLVSATATAVTVKNAAGQTFAIPLERLSEEDRKWVQSNSTAKPGAAPGPGTSASPTSNAPHKPIEGPYAALITGDWALSKHEDLPFALYASKELSAAQKYPLVLALHGKSQNDENGKQVGGWMKTFAKTENYAARPCIIVAPLCYQPFGGTGGGWYDKPGTEAIDLVKKLMKSLPIDEKRVYVIGYSMGGFGTCHLMNSEPRLFTAGVAVAGCTGVDTANTFKKRPLWLFHAKDDEVVKVEGSQALAKALERADKTFKYTEFPTGGHGIIGKVFDDPEVHKWLFSQAEK, from the coding sequence ATGAAACCGCTGCTTGCCCTCATTGCCACCGTCGCCTTGCCCATCGTGGCCGGAGCCCGCACCTGGACCTCGACTGACGGCCGCAAGCTGGAAGCGGACCTGGTCAGCGCCACTGCCACAGCGGTGACCGTGAAAAACGCTGCAGGCCAGACCTTCGCCATTCCCCTGGAGCGGCTCTCTGAGGAGGATCGGAAATGGGTGCAGTCCAACTCCACTGCAAAACCGGGAGCGGCCCCAGGTCCGGGCACGTCTGCATCCCCGACTTCCAATGCACCGCACAAACCGATTGAAGGGCCCTATGCAGCGCTCATCACAGGCGACTGGGCTCTCTCCAAGCATGAGGACCTTCCCTTTGCCCTGTATGCCTCCAAGGAGCTGAGCGCAGCCCAGAAATATCCCTTGGTGCTGGCCCTGCACGGCAAGAGCCAGAATGATGAAAACGGCAAGCAGGTGGGTGGATGGATGAAGACCTTCGCCAAGACAGAAAACTACGCAGCGCGGCCCTGCATCATCGTGGCGCCGCTATGTTATCAACCTTTCGGCGGTACCGGAGGCGGGTGGTATGACAAGCCGGGCACGGAGGCAATCGACCTCGTGAAGAAGCTCATGAAGTCCCTGCCCATCGATGAAAAGCGTGTGTATGTCATCGGCTACTCCATGGGAGGATTCGGCACCTGTCATTTGATGAATTCCGAACCGCGTCTCTTCACGGCCGGAGTGGCAGTGGCAGGCTGCACCGGCGTGGATACCGCAAACACTTTCAAGAAGCGTCCCCTTTGGCTTTTCCACGCCAAGGATGATGAGGTGGTGAAAGTTGAGGGCTCACAGGCACTCGCGAAAGCGCTGGAACGCGCGGACAAGACTTTCAAGTACACCGAGTTTCCCACCGGAGGTCACGGAATCATCGGGAAAGTCTTTGATGACCCCGAGGTGCACAAGTGGCTCTTCAGCCAGGCGGAGAAGTAA
- a CDS encoding serine/threonine-protein kinase, producing MALNLEEPTLLTGEAETQPVAPPAAAPAPEELAPHFPQLDILECLGRGGMGVVYKARQKSLKRFVALKLLAPERVQDPAFAARFAREAEALAALNHPHIVTVHDFGQAGTFFYLLMEYVDGVNLRQAMRGGKFTPEQALAVVPPICEALQYAHEHGIVHRDIKPENLLLDKSGRVKIADFGIAKMLDTPADEVLPGDSQPAGTPQYMSPEQREQPQRADHRADIYSLGVVLYEMLTGELPSRGIEPPSRKVQVDVRLDEIVLRALDRSPELRWQTAEDLRTQIMTLGKGNPQPAPAPGVAGAVAAGVASIPPTVPPMPRQQQTVPLQRSTYPRVGAALVLASLLVPFLLMISLVTVRTVSFQSSEATFHISGSTDHSHSGFHVTPPEARMGDRVSSAPWVVLMFPLLGVGFLFEVGSIITGTLLGWSHLAVQRRRGPPFERMVSGKFAALVWPCLMGAVVAIFAALLVGAVIGTRAGTLLLALAASIATVWWILHTTNRWLHSGTPTVRPPSLPGAGSASITESRRSWKLDLLLPVLAGLLTLAFAALWLFLVKYYIDFHVKPVGYGLGRSFVDGAPGIIVALTLISGGVIVLLLRLKMRASAGPAERTSILGYVTWAVVVVVCFFGLTGLVRTYAQFPTLVEVNPVPLRQTGNVIFMQVRTDTIRQPLEIRAVLSGQEVTGSAVSSAERQITELYHGKYNGLRVFPRVTPGNHPTHVLSSGPQTMELAFVLPSIEVAEAVMRNLPTPRVEVGPEINSAECRLFSVKATDGVEYTATLYITPLLTGSDPRWVLIDRDLNKADSDSLETTWNVFVGKTGVARLQVGGDQSQATTQRNTDVPGQQNIQVSARLKRVNEKQVEATITVGGAGGSSRMNADFTQLAAEFRATSIDSARPGRGRATQLFRLGGQPVVLTIADRFDGPDTVIAKPPGVTTPAANNIPGLEKPRGVMDAATASQLKVEVAAGPQTTSKFITDILEVMKKAGVWNVAVSSRDTPGLQVKLRSSEALPEGALDSLMKELRKIGAMELVTVSPEQAQGGTRSDPGVHEHDAGKNQTLREEGEYALNDRLTLTIRPLDKSVAGQPGQRGVTVSLRNPNGTKADRGYSPIASEGEPYVVFWNAETQCLWLGSPSYLGWQELKDNIDDNHKGWVVPDDIPREISGVMPEPFREEVSKWYPRKRTPPLPTAPK from the coding sequence ATGGCGTTGAATCTGGAAGAGCCCACGTTGCTCACGGGAGAGGCTGAAACACAACCCGTGGCGCCGCCGGCCGCAGCACCTGCGCCGGAGGAACTGGCGCCACATTTTCCGCAGCTCGATATTCTGGAGTGCTTGGGTCGGGGAGGCATGGGGGTGGTGTACAAGGCACGGCAAAAGTCGCTCAAACGTTTTGTCGCATTGAAGCTGCTGGCTCCTGAAAGGGTGCAGGATCCTGCTTTCGCTGCGCGCTTCGCCCGGGAGGCTGAGGCATTGGCCGCACTCAACCATCCGCATATCGTCACAGTGCATGATTTCGGACAGGCGGGGACATTTTTCTACCTGCTGATGGAGTACGTCGATGGCGTGAATTTGCGACAGGCCATGCGTGGGGGGAAGTTCACTCCTGAGCAGGCTCTCGCAGTCGTGCCGCCCATTTGCGAGGCTCTGCAATATGCGCATGAGCACGGCATCGTACACCGCGATATCAAGCCGGAGAACCTCCTGCTGGATAAAAGCGGACGCGTGAAAATCGCGGACTTCGGCATCGCCAAGATGCTTGATACTCCTGCTGATGAAGTGCTGCCGGGCGACTCCCAGCCCGCGGGCACACCGCAGTACATGTCTCCTGAGCAGCGGGAACAGCCCCAGCGTGCGGACCATCGGGCGGATATCTATTCCTTGGGCGTGGTGCTGTATGAGATGCTCACGGGAGAGCTTCCATCCAGGGGGATTGAGCCGCCTTCGCGCAAGGTGCAGGTGGATGTGCGACTGGATGAGATCGTGCTGCGCGCGCTGGACCGCTCTCCGGAGTTGCGCTGGCAGACGGCAGAGGATTTGCGCACGCAAATCATGACCTTGGGAAAGGGGAACCCGCAGCCCGCGCCTGCTCCTGGCGTGGCAGGCGCCGTCGCAGCCGGTGTTGCTTCCATCCCGCCGACTGTCCCTCCGATGCCTCGGCAGCAGCAGACTGTGCCATTGCAGCGATCAACGTATCCGCGTGTCGGTGCTGCCCTGGTGCTCGCGAGTTTGTTAGTGCCGTTTCTGCTGATGATAAGCCTCGTTACCGTGCGCACGGTTTCCTTCCAGTCTTCTGAGGCAACCTTTCACATCAGTGGCAGCACCGACCACAGCCACAGTGGTTTCCACGTCACGCCTCCAGAGGCAAGGATGGGCGACCGGGTCTCCAGTGCGCCCTGGGTTGTTCTCATGTTTCCGCTTTTGGGAGTTGGTTTCTTGTTTGAAGTGGGCTCCATCATCACGGGTACATTGCTCGGGTGGTCTCACCTTGCTGTGCAACGCCGGCGAGGCCCACCCTTCGAGCGGATGGTATCCGGCAAGTTTGCCGCTCTCGTGTGGCCGTGTCTGATGGGCGCTGTCGTGGCCATCTTCGCAGCCCTTCTTGTGGGTGCTGTGATTGGCACAAGAGCTGGCACGCTACTGTTGGCTTTGGCCGCGTCGATTGCCACCGTGTGGTGGATCTTGCACACGACCAACCGGTGGTTGCATTCGGGAACCCCCACGGTGCGGCCACCCTCACTACCGGGAGCCGGCTCTGCCTCCATCACAGAATCACGCAGGAGCTGGAAGCTGGATCTTTTGCTGCCCGTCCTGGCTGGCCTGCTCACACTGGCGTTTGCGGCGTTGTGGCTCTTCCTGGTGAAGTACTACATTGATTTCCATGTCAAGCCTGTGGGGTACGGCCTTGGCCGCAGTTTTGTGGACGGTGCCCCTGGGATCATAGTGGCACTTACTCTGATTTCAGGAGGAGTGATTGTTCTGCTGCTGCGACTCAAGATGCGAGCCTCCGCCGGGCCCGCAGAACGTACGAGCATACTTGGCTACGTGACCTGGGCTGTTGTCGTAGTGGTTTGTTTTTTTGGACTCACTGGACTCGTTCGCACCTATGCGCAATTTCCCACCTTGGTGGAGGTGAATCCGGTGCCACTTCGCCAGACCGGGAATGTTATTTTCATGCAGGTGCGCACGGATACCATCCGCCAGCCACTGGAGATCCGCGCGGTTCTGAGTGGTCAAGAGGTGACAGGATCTGCGGTGAGCTCTGCGGAGCGACAGATCACGGAGCTCTATCACGGAAAATACAACGGGCTGCGTGTATTCCCACGCGTGACACCGGGAAATCATCCCACCCATGTCCTTTCCAGTGGTCCTCAAACCATGGAGTTGGCTTTTGTCCTGCCGTCGATCGAAGTGGCCGAGGCGGTGATGCGCAACTTGCCCACGCCGCGAGTGGAAGTGGGACCGGAAATCAACAGTGCGGAATGCAGACTCTTCTCCGTGAAGGCTACCGATGGTGTGGAGTACACGGCAACGTTGTACATCACACCGCTGCTCACTGGAAGCGATCCGAGATGGGTCTTGATCGATCGTGATCTGAATAAAGCAGACTCAGATTCCCTGGAGACGACATGGAACGTCTTCGTTGGGAAGACTGGAGTGGCCCGATTGCAGGTGGGCGGAGACCAGTCCCAAGCAACCACGCAGCGCAATACGGATGTTCCCGGTCAGCAGAACATCCAGGTCAGTGCCAGGTTGAAACGAGTCAATGAGAAGCAGGTGGAAGCCACGATTACGGTGGGAGGTGCCGGAGGCAGCAGCCGTATGAACGCGGATTTCACCCAGCTGGCAGCGGAGTTCCGCGCAACCTCCATCGACTCGGCAAGGCCTGGCCGTGGGCGCGCGACGCAACTCTTCCGTCTCGGTGGTCAGCCAGTGGTGCTCACAATCGCTGACCGTTTCGATGGCCCTGATACAGTGATTGCGAAGCCCCCTGGAGTGACCACTCCTGCCGCGAACAATATTCCAGGGCTCGAAAAGCCCCGGGGTGTCATGGATGCTGCGACAGCCTCGCAGTTGAAGGTGGAGGTAGCGGCGGGCCCTCAGACGACTTCGAAATTCATCACTGACATCCTGGAGGTCATGAAGAAGGCAGGCGTGTGGAATGTTGCGGTGTCCAGTCGCGACACCCCGGGGCTGCAGGTGAAGTTGCGTTCTTCGGAGGCCCTGCCTGAGGGGGCGCTGGATTCCTTGATGAAGGAGCTGCGCAAGATTGGCGCCATGGAGTTGGTGACGGTTTCACCTGAACAGGCTCAGGGGGGAACCAGAAGTGACCCGGGCGTCCATGAACATGATGCCGGCAAAAATCAGACTCTGCGGGAAGAGGGTGAGTATGCGCTCAATGACCGGCTCACGCTCACCATTCGCCCGCTCGACAAGAGTGTGGCAGGTCAGCCGGGGCAGCGAGGGGTGACTGTTTCCTTGAGGAATCCGAACGGCACGAAAGCGGATCGTGGCTACTCTCCCATCGCCAGTGAAGGTGAGCCGTACGTGGTCTTTTGGAACGCCGAAACCCAGTGCCTGTGGCTCGGGTCACCGAGCTATTTGGGATGGCAGGAGCTAAAGGATAACATCGATGACAATCACAAGGGGTGGGTGGTGCCAGATGACATTCCCAGAGAGATCAGTGGCGTGATGCCGGAGCCTTTCCGTGAAGAGGTCTCGAAATGGTACCCAAGAAAGAGGACTCCACCCCTCCCAACTGCTCCGAAGTGA
- the sucD gene encoding succinate--CoA ligase subunit alpha: MAILVDSDTRILVQGITGDFGSRHAKASLDYGTKLVAGVTPGKGGQSFDHGSHKVPVYDTVAEAVKESGATVSVIFVPPPFAADAILEGVDAGLDLVVAITEGIPINDMVKVKAGMAGSKTRLIGPNCPGLVTPGTGKDSHGGCRIGIAPGYIHKRGNIGVVSRSGTLTYEAVWQLTTRGYGQSTCVGIGGDPVNGTSHLDVLKLFNEDPETEAIIMIGEIGGNAETEAARWAKDNCKKPIAGFIAGATAPPGRRMGHAGAIVGGADDTAQAKKRILAECGIAVSETPADMALTLLRAMGKA, from the coding sequence ATGGCCATTCTTGTTGATTCAGACACGCGCATTCTCGTCCAAGGCATCACTGGTGACTTTGGCTCCCGCCACGCCAAGGCATCCCTCGACTACGGCACCAAGCTGGTGGCTGGTGTTACTCCCGGAAAGGGCGGCCAGAGCTTTGACCACGGCTCGCACAAGGTGCCCGTGTACGACACGGTTGCCGAGGCGGTGAAGGAAAGTGGGGCCACCGTGAGTGTGATCTTCGTGCCGCCACCCTTCGCGGCGGATGCCATCCTGGAAGGTGTGGACGCGGGCCTCGACCTCGTGGTGGCCATCACGGAAGGCATTCCGATCAATGACATGGTGAAGGTGAAAGCTGGCATGGCAGGCTCCAAGACCCGTCTTATTGGCCCCAACTGCCCCGGCCTCGTGACTCCTGGTACGGGCAAGGATTCCCACGGCGGCTGCCGCATCGGCATCGCCCCTGGTTACATCCACAAGCGTGGCAACATCGGTGTGGTGTCCCGCTCTGGCACCCTCACCTATGAAGCGGTGTGGCAGCTCACGACGCGCGGTTACGGCCAGAGCACCTGCGTGGGCATCGGCGGTGACCCGGTGAATGGCACCAGTCACCTTGATGTGCTGAAGCTCTTCAATGAGGACCCTGAGACCGAGGCGATCATCATGATTGGCGAAATCGGCGGAAACGCGGAAACGGAAGCTGCCCGCTGGGCCAAGGACAACTGCAAGAAGCCCATCGCAGGATTCATTGCAGGCGCCACGGCTCCTCCCGGACGCCGCATGGGCCATGCCGGTGCCATCGTCGGTGGCGCGGATGACACCGCCCAAGCCAAGAAGCGGATCCTCGCCGAGTGCGGCATTGCCGTCTCCGAGACGCCTGCGGACATGGCGCTCACCCTGTTGCGTGCCATGGGCAAGGCCTGA
- a CDS encoding nuclear transport factor 2 family protein, which translates to MTPRQVLQQWIEAFNAAYADQLAALYHENAVNHQVANAPVEGREAIREMFRGEFSRAKMVCIPDNILCDGEWAVLEWKDPLGLRGCGFFHVVEERIKFQRGYWDKLSFLRMHGLPIPSES; encoded by the coding sequence ATGACTCCCAGACAAGTGCTTCAGCAATGGATCGAGGCCTTCAATGCAGCCTACGCAGATCAACTTGCGGCGCTCTACCATGAAAATGCTGTGAACCACCAGGTGGCGAATGCTCCGGTGGAAGGCAGGGAGGCGATTCGAGAAATGTTTCGTGGCGAGTTCTCGCGGGCAAAGATGGTGTGCATACCCGACAACATCTTGTGCGATGGCGAGTGGGCCGTGCTGGAGTGGAAGGATCCGCTGGGGTTACGTGGGTGCGGCTTTTTCCATGTGGTGGAGGAGCGCATCAAGTTTCAGCGTGGGTATTGGGACAAGCTGTCGTTTCTTCGAATGCATGGGCTGCCGATTCCGTCGGAGTCCTAG
- a CDS encoding RNA polymerase sigma factor → MASNHDAAQKPPRHETLFLTTRWSVVLAAREVENDQALHAMEVLCRTYWQPLYIYARRRGHTAQDAEDATQGFFARLLEKGFLQSVQQERGRFRQFMLMAFQRHLANEWDRSRRLKRGGGQHAVPLDTVLGEKLYREETPPHASADDAYDRRWALTLLEQTLGRLRAEYERAGREQDFVVMKPQLVASRGEASYASLASQLDCTEGAARVAVHRLRKRFREIFREEIAQTVANEADLEDEIRHLIAVLAQGTPSAS, encoded by the coding sequence ATGGCCTCGAATCACGACGCTGCACAAAAACCACCCCGGCATGAAACGCTCTTCCTAACCACGCGATGGTCCGTGGTGCTGGCCGCGCGCGAGGTGGAGAACGACCAGGCGCTGCACGCCATGGAAGTGCTGTGCAGGACCTACTGGCAGCCCCTGTATATTTATGCCCGGAGGCGTGGGCACACCGCTCAAGATGCCGAAGATGCCACACAGGGCTTTTTCGCCAGGCTGCTGGAGAAGGGATTCCTTCAATCAGTGCAGCAAGAGAGGGGGCGATTCCGCCAGTTCATGCTGATGGCCTTTCAGCGGCACCTGGCAAATGAGTGGGACCGCTCGCGTAGATTGAAGCGTGGCGGCGGACAGCATGCGGTGCCGCTGGATACCGTCCTGGGGGAAAAGCTCTACCGTGAGGAGACACCACCCCATGCTTCTGCGGATGACGCATATGACCGCCGCTGGGCATTGACCCTCCTGGAGCAGACCTTGGGGAGGCTCCGTGCGGAATACGAGCGTGCGGGGCGGGAGCAAGATTTTGTTGTGATGAAGCCGCAACTCGTGGCTTCCAGGGGAGAGGCGTCCTATGCATCGCTGGCCTCACAGCTGGACTGCACGGAGGGGGCTGCGCGCGTGGCGGTGCATCGTCTGCGGAAGCGGTTTCGCGAGATCTTCCGCGAGGAGATTGCGCAGACCGTGGCGAATGAGGCGGATTTGGAAGATGAAATCCGGCATTTGATAGCTGTGCTCGCCCAAGGAACACCGAGCGCCTCATGA